One region of Trachemys scripta elegans isolate TJP31775 chromosome 8, CAS_Tse_1.0, whole genome shotgun sequence genomic DNA includes:
- the KANK4 gene encoding KN motif and ankyrin repeat domain-containing protein 4, translating to MEKADAGNQPSKPAEDKDQPRSLPYSVETPYGFHLDLDFLKYVDDIEKGNTIKRIQIHRKAKQPKFSTLPRNFSLPENRSRAYASSPNKSWTATCSFAQRKASLGAEETTCLITSYDSPQSLTAEEPSYRKKALLAETIRQAEVIHHEEEPGSCRGRPQLLRASSMPAKLLPSKSSEEESQCSKPSQPSALSQPCDGKSFTEIPFSPAKELLDSHYSDSVTLHFPKEPRNVQEQIKVVFQKNEQPEGQQVKAIPELDPQPLEFPRERMLIQSPHQSQHFIAQELLLVTESGGEECYAPETNKCPELVKDESISSNAPKIMPENENREEIKLNISEIMPCAPEKTEVRSVWARANEENVDPEPLLCDTVEPSRITALKQQITVLEEQLNSKIEELEQIKVVLKQQDSEIKAKERSIKILASSKAQLEEKLCQENTKETEPSKQDGNVLQYHDAAVNTELMQANTFKEAYDKGVNVNIPVATESVGCGTYGVDNVNLQAKEFRRMPVHTDQGLAAVHTGVREEGAAALAKQKGTGIDTEPPVFTSCFTELKIDEQINDDCQHQRNSYDRQSCVASSLIGESCSRTGRADSNGNKPGGNKPVFAGDVKQDLIEEENHTEQQDSSADDPIGQYVKKIQELLQEQWMCLEHGYPELASAIKHPASKLSSIQNQIVNSLNLLLSAYSTQAPSDKENSNTQYQQLEISPTTSLKSIMKKKGYGFQAGGNGTKKNLQFVGVNGGYETTSSEDTSCEDSSSEGNSDSEMERKYDTLEHRQVKAARENKHASSGVSQCTSHEDNEPQELEEITMASIQPKTDRCKPSEDFLDGCLLLSKHLSEIRTTNDKHLRHILNTVCQEWFRVSTRKSSSPEVVAAYLKEFKAIHPQLLKMIINLADGNLNTALHYSVSHSNFLIVKLLLDTGVCDVNHQNKAGYTAVMITPLASAESDEDMEVVLKLLKEGDVNIRASQGGQTALILGVSHDRGDMVKALLSCKADINQQDDNGTSALMVACQHGNAEIAKLLLAHPGCDTTLTDKSGNSALSVALKSAHMEIAELLQAHKEQSRSLAK from the exons ATGGAGAAAGCAGATG CTGGCAATCAGCCATCAAAACCCGCTGAGGATAAAGATCAACCCAGAAGTCTCCCTTATTCTGTTGAAACACCCTATGGCTTCCATTTAGACCTGGACTTTCTGAAATATGTGGATGACATTGAAAAAGGAAATACCATTAAAAGGATTCAGATTCACAGGAAGGCCAAACAGCCAAAGTTCAGCACACTGCCTCGGAATTTCAGCCTGCCTGAGAATAGATCCCGTGCGTACGCTTCCTCCCCCAATAAGAGCTGGACTGCAACCTGTTCATTTGCACAGAGGAAGGCATCACTAGGGGCAGAAGAAACCACCTGTCTTATCACATCGTATGACTCACCACAATCTTTAACTGCAGAGGAGCCAAGTTACAGAAAAAAGGCCCTTTTAGCAGAAACAATCAGACAAGCAGAGGTCATCCACCATGAAGAAGAGCCTGGCAGCTGTAGAGGGAGGCCACAGCTGTTAAGGGCTTCCAGCATGCCAGCCAAACTTCTACCAAGTAAAAGTTCAGAAGAGGAAAGTCAGTGCTCCAAGCCTTCTCAGCCCTCGGCACTGTCTCAGCCTTGTGATGGAAAGAGCTTCACAGAAATTCCCTTTAGCCCTGCAAAGGAGTTACTGGATTCACACTATTCTGATAGTGTCACATTACATTTCCCCAAAGAGCCAAGGAATGTGCAAGAGCAAATCAAAGTGGTGTTCCAGAAAAATGAGCAGCCTGAGGGACAACAGGTGAAAGCCATCCCCGAGCTGGATCCCCAACCCTTAGAGTTTCCTAGGGAGAGAATGCTAATCCAGTCTCCACATCAAAGCCAGCATTTCATAGCTCAAGAGCTGCTCCTGGTTACAGAGAGTGGAGGAGAGGAATGCTACGCACCAGAGACAAATAAATGTCCTGAATTAGTCAAGGATGAATCAATCTCATCAAATGCCCCCAAGATTATGCCTGAAAATGAGAACCGTGAAGAAATAAAGTTAAACATAAGTGAGATCATGCCATGTGCACCAGAGAAGACTGAAGTTAGAAGTGTTTGGGCTAGAGCAAATGAGGAAAACGTAGATCCTGAACCTTTGCTTTGTGACACAGTAGAACCCAGCAGGATCACAGCACTGAAACAACAGATCACTGTTCTGGAGGAGCAACTAAATAGCAAAATAGAGGAACTTGAGCAGATCAAAGTAGTGCTGAAGCAGCAGGATAGTGAGATCAAAGCAAAGGAGAGAAGCATTAAAATACTGGCAAGTTCCAAAGCTCAACTGGAAGAGAAACTTTGTCAGGAAAACACCAAAGAAACTGAACCGTCCAAGCAGGATGGAAATGTCCTGCAATACCATGATGCTGCAGTGAACACTGAACTTATGCAAGCAAACACGTTTAAGGAGGCCTATGACAAGGGTGTCAATGTTAATATTCCAGTCGCTACAGAATCTGTAGGATGTGGTACCTATGGAGTGGACAACGTGAACTTGCAGGCTAAGGAGTTCAGAAGAATGCCTGTTCATACGGATCAGGGGTTGGCAGCTGTTCACACTGGTGTCCGAGAGGAAGGGGCTGCAGCTCTTGCCAAACAGAAAGGAACTGGAATTGACACTGAGCCTCCTGTCTTTACATCATGCTTCACTGAGCTGAAGATAGATGAACAGATCAATGATGACTGTCAACATCAAAGAAACAGCTATGACAGACAGTCTTGTGTTGCTAGCTCTCTGATTGGAGAAAGCTGTTCAAGAACAGGAAGAGCTGACTCGAATGGAAATAAACCAGGTGGAAATAAACCAGTTTTTGCCGGGGATGTAAAGCAAGATCTGATTGAGGAGGAAAACCATACAGAACAACAAGATTCCTCTGCAGATGACCCTATAGGCCAATATGTTAAAAAAATCCAGGAGCTTTTGCAAGAGCAGTGGATGTGCTTGGAGCATGGCTATCCAGAGTTAGCAAGCGCTATTAAACACCCTGCATCGAAGCTTAGTTCCATCCAGAATCAGATAGTTAATTCCTTAAACTTGCTGTTATCTGCCTATTCTACACAAGCACCATCAGATAAGGAGAACTCGAACACGCAGTATCAACAGTTGG AAATCTCTCCAACCACAAGTCTTAAATCAATCATGAAAAAGAAAGGTTATGGTTTCCAGGCAGGAGGTAATGGGACCAAAAAGAATCTTCAGTTTGTTGGGGTAAATGGTGG TTACGAAACAACGTCAAGTGAAGACACCAGCTGTGAAGACAGCTCATCGGAAGGAAATTCTGACAGCGAGATGGAGAGGAAGTATGACACTTTAGAGCACAGACAGGTGAAAGCTGCCCGTGAAAACAAACATGCCTCATCTGGAGTCTCCCAGTGCACTAGTCATGAAGACAATGAGCCACAGGAACTGGAAGAAATAACAATGGCTAGCATTCAACCCAAGACTGACAG ATGCAAACCCTCAGAAGATTTTCTTGATGGCTGCCTGTTACTGAGCAAACACCTTTCAGAAATAAGGACCACCAATGATAAACATTTG AGACACATCTTAAACACGGTCTGTCAAGAGTGGTTCCGAGTCTCTACTAGGAAATCCTCCAGCCCTGAGGTTGTTGCAGCTTATCTCAAAGAATTCAAAGCAATTCATCCCCAGCTACTGAAGATGATCATAAACTTGGCGGATGGAAATTTGAATACAGCTCTTCATTACAGTGTTTCCCATTCCAACTTTCTGATTGTGAAGCTTCTACTAGACACAG GTGTTTGTGATGTGAACCATCAAAATAAAGCTGGATATACTGCAGTGATGATCACACCACTGGCATCAGCAGAAAGTGATGAAGACATGGAGGTGGTCTTAAAGCTGTTGAAAGAAGGGGATGTAAACATACGGGCAAGTCAG